CCGCTTCCTCCGTAATCATATCAATCGGTTGCTTGATATACGTTATCGGAGAATAGTACAAGTCGAACAACTCACTACCATAGAATCCTACCACTGCCACATCGTCGGGAATCCGCTTATTCAATTTGTTTAAACTACGCAGGCCGGCTACCAACAAGGCATTTGTAATAAAAATTACGGCTTCCGCATTCTTTCTATTGACTAAATAATCAAGTGCTTTTTCAACTTCGGGAAGCGGATGATCAATATTTACGCTTTTCACGTTAACGTATTCGCCAAGCTCATGGTTATTCATGGTTTCCTTATACCCGAGAATACGGTCTCTGATGTTACTCAATCCAGATTTATAAGAGATTAACGCAATATTTCTGTACCCTTGTTCAATTAAATGCATCGTAGCCTGTTTAGTCGCATTGAAATTGTTCAGGCACGAATAACTTACCTCCAGTTCAGGGAAATACCTGTCGATAAGTACAACAGGAATATTTTTCTTGTGTAATTCGGCGATCATGCCTTGTGATCCCTCGCACGGAACGATGATTAATCCAGCAACACCCTTGTCAAGCATGACATCGATCAGTTGTCTGGTTTTTACTAAACTCTCATCGGAACTGCCGAAAATGACCTTGTAATTAATTTCGTTGGTTTTGTTTTCAATGATACGCGAAATCGTTGAGTAGAAAGGATTTGAAATATCCGTCACGATTAACCCGATGAGTTGAGAGTTACCGGTACGCAATCCTTTGGCAACCATATTGGGTGAATATTGTAACTCCCTGGCCGCTCGTTTTACCAAAGTAGCCGTCTCCTCGCTTATCCTGTATTGCTTGGCTTTTCCGTTTAAAACAGCTGAAACCAACGTTTTGGATACGCCGATGTGGTTGGCCAAATCCTTTAAGGAAACTCTATCTCTAGGCTTTTCATCCACAACAGTTATTGTTTTTCTCCACAAAAATATCTTGCTGTATCGAATCAGCAAAATATTTTAAGTTAAAAAACAACCTTTATGCTGTAAAACATATATCATCTGATTTTAGGGAAATGCCATTTACCTGGATACCTGAGTTAATCCGGAAAAATCATTGTAAATTTACTTCCACCTTTTTCCGATCTTACCACTATTTTCCCTTTGTGGCGCAACATTATTTGTCGGCAAATACTAAGACCTATGCCGGATCCGGTAGGTTTTGTAGAATAAAAGGGAATGAAAATTTTCTCCATGGCTTCGGATGAAATACCTTGACCGTTATCCGAAACCGAAATATGGATTTCGCCGCCTATCTTTTCGGCTTTTACCTCTATTTTAGATTTAGGTTGTGTAACGCAAGCTTCGTGGGCGTTTTTTAGCAGATTGAGCAACAATTGATCCGTCATGCCCTTGTCGGCCTTTAGAATAAGCTGATCGGGATAAACAGAATAGGCAAATTGAATACCGCCGGGACCAACCAGTTGTTGCATCGATTTGAGCATCGACTGCACGTGAATAGGCTGAACGGTAGGTTGCGGCAAGTGTGTAAGTTTGCGGTAATTTTCGATGAACGAAAGTAATCCTTTGCTACGTCGGTGGATGGTTTCCATCCCCTGTTTCATGATGCGATACGCTTCGGGATCGGTATCATCTGGCATTTTGCGTTCGTTGAGCGTTTCGGAAAGAGAAATAATGGGCGTGATACTGTTCATGATTTCGTGCGTGAGCACACTGATAAGTTTTTGCCACGCTTGTGACTCGGCTTCGTCCATCATGGCATCGTGCGTACGGGAACGAAAAATATCGAGTGCTTCGTTCATTTCTTGCGAAAGGAGATTGATCTCATCGTTAGCTCCAGAACTGACAAAGTGTGTAGAGAAGTCGGAATGACGAATACCTGCAATCAATTGTTCCATGCGACTGATCAGTTTTTTGCGATCTAAATACATTGAAACCGCAACCGCCACAATTGCAACCAATATTATTGCTGACGAGAAGATAAATCCTTTCA
This portion of the Petrimonas sulfuriphila genome encodes:
- a CDS encoding HAMP domain-containing histidine kinase, whose amino-acid sequence is MKFKSKHLFSLKITTIVLSSLIVAWIYLKGFIFSSAIILVAIVAVAVSMYLDRKKLISRMEQLIAGIRHSDFSTHFVSSGANDEINLLSQEMNEALDIFRSRTHDAMMDEAESQAWQKLISVLTHEIMNSITPIISLSETLNERKMPDDTDPEAYRIMKQGMETIHRRSKGLLSFIENYRKLTHLPQPTVQPIHVQSMLKSMQQLVGPGGIQFAYSVYPDQLILKADKGMTDQLLLNLLKNAHEACVTQPKSKIEVKAEKIGGEIHISVSDNGQGISSEAMEKIFIPFYSTKPTGSGIGLSICRQIMLRHKGKIVVRSEKGGSKFTMIFPD
- a CDS encoding LacI family DNA-binding transcriptional regulator, which encodes MDEKPRDRVSLKDLANHIGVSKTLVSAVLNGKAKQYRISEETATLVKRAARELQYSPNMVAKGLRTGNSQLIGLIVTDISNPFYSTISRIIENKTNEINYKVIFGSSDESLVKTRQLIDVMLDKGVAGLIIVPCEGSQGMIAELHKKNIPVVLIDRYFPELEVSYSCLNNFNATKQATMHLIEQGYRNIALISYKSGLSNIRDRILGYKETMNNHELGEYVNVKSVNIDHPLPEVEKALDYLVNRKNAEAVIFITNALLVAGLRSLNKLNKRIPDDVAVVGFYGSELFDLYYSPITYIKQPIDMITEEAVNTLIDKIKYGENRKFSKTFIEPELIIQHSSIKMDNV